AGCTCATTTTTGTGTACTGATCTTGCGTCCTGCAACCGTGCTGAACTGATTAGCTCTAATAGTTGTGGTGTTTTGGGGTAGACTCTTAAGAATATTCTATATTCAAGattatgtcatctacaaatagagatagttttacctgttcctttccaatctagatgtcttttatttcttttctttttttttttttttagactgagtttcgctcttgttgcccaggctggagtgcagtggtgcaatcttggctcaccgcaacctccgcctcccaggttcaagcaattcccctgcctcagcctcccgagtagctgggattacaggcatgcaccaccatgcccagctaattttttttttgtatttttagtagagacagggtttctccatgttgaggctggtctcgaactcctgacctcaggtgatccgcccaccttggcctcccaaagtgctgggattacgggcatgagccaccgtgcccggccgatgtCTTTTACTTCTTTGCGTAGCTGCCCTGCCCAGAACCTCCAGCTCAATGTTTCCTAGAATAGGCAaggatgggcttttttttttttttcttttttgagacggaatcttgctctgtcgcccaggctggagtgcagtggcacgatcttggcttactgcaagctccgcctcccaggttctagccattctcgtgcctcacccgccgtagtagctgggattacaggaacatgctaccacacccgactaattttgtatttttagtagagtcggagtttcaccgtgttggccaggctggtctcagaactcctggtctcaagtgagccaccgcacctgactaattttttaactttctgtggagatgaggtttcgccatgttggccaggctggtctcaaactcctgagctcaagcggtctgacccctttggcctcccaaagtgctgggagtataagcatgagccactgtgcctggccagatggaCATTCTTATCtgattcctgatcttaggggaaaagcatCCAGTCTTTATCCCACTGAGTgtgttagctgtgagtttttcatagaTCTCCTTACCGAGTGGAGAAAGTTCTGTGAGTTTTTCGTAGATCTCCTTACCGAGTGGAGAAAGTTCTGTGAGTTTTTCGTAGATCTCCCTACCGAGTGGAGAGGGTTCTGTGAGTTTTTCGTAGATCTCCTTACCGAGTGGAGAGGGTTCTGTGAGTTTTTCGTAGATCTCCCTACCGAGTGGAGAGGGTTCTGTGAGTTTTTCGTAGATCTCCCTACCGAGTGGAGAGGGTTCTGTGAGTTTTTCGTAGATCTCCCTACCGAGTGGAGAAGGTTCTGTGAGTTTTTCGTAGATCTCCCTACCGAGTGGAGAAGGTTCTGTGAGTTTTTCGTAGATCTCCCTACCGAGTGCAGAAGGTTCTGTGAGTTTTTCGTAGATCTCCCTACCGAGTGGAGAAGGTTCTGTGAGTTTTTCGTAGATCTCCCTACCGAGTGGAGAAGGTTCTGTGAGTTTTTCGTAGATCTCCCTACCGAGTGGAGAAGGTTCTGTGAGTTTTTCGTAGATCTCCCTACCGAGTGGAGAAGGTTCTGTGAGTTTTTCGTAGATCTCCCTACCGAGTGGAGAAGGTTCTGTGAGTTTTTCGTAGATCTCCCTACCGAGTGCAGAAGGTTCTGTGAGTTTTTCGTAGATCTCCCTACCGAGTGCAGAAAGTTCTGTGAGTTTTTCGTAGATCTCCTTACCAAGTGGAGAAGGTTCTGTGAGTTTTTCGTAGATCTCCCTACCGAGTGCAGAAAGTTCTGTGAGTTTTTCGTAGATCTCCCTACCGAGTGCAGAAAGTTCTGTGAGTTTTTCGTAGATCTCCTTACCGAGTGGAGAAGGTTCTGTGAGTTTTTCGTAGATCTCCCTACCGAGTGCAGAAAGTTCTGTGAGTTTTTCGTAGATCTCCCTACCGAGTGCAGAAAGTTCTGTGAGTTTTTCGTAGATCTCCCTACCGAGTGGAGAAGGTTCTGTGAGTTTTTCGTAGATCTCCCTACCGAGTGGAGAAGGTTCTGTGAGTTTTTCGTAGATCTCCCTACCGAGTGGAGAAGGTTCTGTGAGTTTTTCGTAGATCTCCCTACCGAGTGGAGAAGGTTCTGTGAGTTTTTCGTAGATCTCCCTACCGAGTGGAGAAGGTTCTGTGAGTTTTTCGTAGATCTCCCTACCGAGTGGAGAAGGTTCTGTGAGTTTTTCGTAGATCTCCCTACCGAGTGCAGAAGGTTCTGTGAGTTTTTCGTAGATCTCCCTACCGAGTGGAGAAGGTTCTGTGAGTTTTTCGTAGATCTCCCTACCGAGTGCAGAAAGTTCTGTGAGTTTTTCGTAGATCTCCCTACCGAGTGGAGAAGGTTCTGTGAGTTTTTCGTAGATCTCCCTACCGAGTGGAGAAGGTTCTGTGAGTTTTTCGTAGATCTCCCTACCGAGTGGAGAAGGTTCTGTGAGTTTTTCGTAGATCTCCCTACCGAGTGGAGAAGGTTCTGTGAGTTTTTCGTAGATCTCCCTACCGAGTGGAGAAGGTTCTGTGAGTTTTTCGTAGATCTCCCTACCGAGTGGAGAAGGTTCTGTGAGTTTTTCGTAGATCTCCCTTACTGAGTGGAGAAGGTTCTAGTATATTCCTAGTtggttgagtgtttttatcatgaaaagttGTTAGATTTTTGTTAAATGATTTTTCGCATCAagtgagatgatcatatgggtgtttttccccctttgttaatatgatgaattacattgattgattttcttatCCTGAACCAAGCttacattcctgggataaatcctgcTGGGTCCCAGGGTGTGCCTTTTTACATACTGCTGGACTTGCTTTCCTAGCATTTTATCTAagatttttgcatccatatttGTAAGAGGTACTGTCCTTTAATTTTCCTGGAATGTCTTGTTCTGGCTTTGGCACCAGGGTTTGTGAGGATGTGTCTGACGTTTTCTCATTATTTGTCTGGGGTGAAGGCATGCACTGGCACCATCACCATGACGCATCCCTGGTGCTGTGGACCTTGACTGCCTGGCGAGATGTGTCTGTCAGGCTTTCCACTGTCAATCCATAGTGCATTCTCCACAAGGAGGTCACTGGTGCAGCCTGCACAGAGGGAGGGGAGTTTCGTTGCCCTCCTTGGTGTGTGGCGTCTGCACGTTGCCAGGAATTGTTGTGCATGGGAGAGATCCTGCTTCTCTACCATTAGTTATTccatcatgtatttatttatatcagtgtgGACTTAcagatacttgcatgtttatttCAGCGCTGCTCTATTTATCGCGGTGCCCAAATTCTTTTGCCAAAAGGAGTTTCCACGTGGTTCCTGTATTGCTTTCACACACCCTCACGGAGTTCTTGgcttttcgttttgtttttctgaggacATCCTGACTTCCTGGCACTGCGGGATGCTCCAGGCTCCTCCTGTCCACTCCCCACCCCGGTCCTGGAATCAGCCCCTTCTCCAAGAGCCCTGGGTCCTTACTGAATATTAGGAACTGAGGCCTGGGTGTTGGGTGGGCTGCGTGGTCCTGGGTGCCATAGCTCACAGAGGACGGGCATGTGTGCGCTCACTGTGTGTGCAGGCGTCTGTAAACACAGCCAGTGCAGGGGTGCGTGTGTGCGCAGGCGAGTGTAAACAGTGCACGGGTGTGTGTGCTCACTGTGTGCACAGGCGAGTGTAAACTGCACGGGCGCGTGTGCTCACCGTGTGCGCAGGCAACTGTGAACAGTGCACGGGTGTGTGTGCTCACTGTGTGCACAGGCGAGTGTAAACTGCACGGGCGCGTGTGCTCACCGTGTGCGCAGGCGAGTGTAAACAGTGCACGGGCGCGTGTGCTCACCGTGTGCGCAGGCGTCTGTAAACAGTGCACGGGCGCGTGTGTGCTCACTGTGTGCGCAGGCGAGTGTAAACAGTGCACGGGCGCGTGTGTGCTCACTGTGTGCGCAGGCGAGTGTAAACAGTGCACGGGCGCGTGTGTGCTCACTGTGCGCAGGCGAGTGTAAACAGTGCACGGGCGCGTGTGTGCTCACTGTGTGCGCAGGCGAGTGTAAACTGCACGGGCGCGTGTGTGCTCACTGTGTGCGCAGGCGAGTGTAAACAGTGCACGGGCGCGTGTGTGCTCACTGCGCAGGCGAGCTTAAACAGTGCACGGGCGCGTGTGTGCTCACTGCGCAGGCGAGCGTAAACAGTGCACGGGCGCGTGTGCTCACTGTGTGCGCAGGCGAGTGTAAGTGCACGGGCGCGTGTGTGCTCACTGTGCACAGGCGAGTGTAAACAGTGCACGGGCGCGTGTGCTCACTGTGTGCGCAGGTGAGTGTAAGTGCACGGGCGTGTGTGCTCACTGCGCAGGCGAGTTTAAACAGTGCACGGGCGCGTGTGTGCCCACTGTGCGCAGGCGAGTTTAAACAGTGCACGGGCGCGTGTGTGCTCACTGTGTGCGCAGGCGAGCGTAAACAGTGCACGGGTGCGTGTGCTCACTGTGTGCGCAGGCGAGTGTAAGTGCACGGGCGTGTGTGCTCACTGCACAGGCGAGTTTAAACAGTGCACGGGCACGTGTGTGCTCACTGTGCGCAGGCAAGTTTAAACTGCAGGGCGCGTGTGCTGTGTGCGCAGGCGAGTGTAAACACTGCACGGGTGCGTGTGTGCTCACTGCGCAGGCGAGTGTAAGTGCACGGGAGCGTGTGTGCTCACTGTGCGCAGGCGAGTTTAAACAGTGCACGGGCGCGTGTGTGCTCACTGCGCAGGCGAGTGTAAACTGCACGGGCGCGCGTGTGCTCACTGTGCACAGGCGAGTGTAAACAGTGCACGGGCGCGTGTGTGCTCACTGTGTCTGCAGGCGAGTGTAAACAGTGCAGGGCACGTGTGTGCTCACTGTGTGGGCAGGCGAGTGTAAACAGTGCACGGGCGCGTGTGCTCACTGCGCAGGTGAGCGTAAACCGCACGGGCGCGTGTGTGCTCACTGCGCAGGCGAGTGTAAACAGCGCACGGGCGCGTGTGTGCTCACTGTGCGCAGGCGAGTGTAAACAGTGCACGGGCGCGTGTGTGCTCACTGTGTGCGCAGGAGCGTAAACAGTGCACGGGTGTGTGTGTGCTCACTGCGCAGGCGAGTGTAAACAGTGCACGGGCGCGTGTGTGCTCACTGTGCACAGGCGAGTGTAAACTGCACGGGCGCGCGTGTGCTCACTGTGTGCGCAGGCGAGCGTAAACAGTGCACGGGCGTGTGTGTGTTCACTGTGTGCACAGGCGAGTGTAAACAGTGCACGGGCGCGTGTGTTCACCGTGTGCGCAGGCGAGTGTAAACAGTGCACGGGCGCGTGTGTGTTCACCGTGTGCACGGGCGAGTGTAAACAGTGCACGGGCGTGTGTACTCACTGTGTGCGCAGGCGAGTGTAAACACAGCTGGTGCCCTGGTGCGTGTGTGCTGTGAGCACAGGTGTCTGTAAATGATGTAAACCTCCCTTGACGTCAGGCCCAAAAGCCTGCCTTGCCCTACGGTCAAGAGGTGTATCTGGCTGATGCCAGCGTCTGGGTGAGGAAAGAGCAGGTTCCACAAGGGCGACTCCTGTGAGGGTGTTGGCCTGAGCGCGCATGCGGGGAGGGGTCGGGGTGGGGGCGGCGCGCCGCAGTAACTCAGGGCCCCATCCCGCTCCCGTCTGTCCAGCGGTCCTAGACCCCCATGTCCTGAAGCGCACCTGTGCCCACCTGGCCCCGGGGAGCGCAGGTGTGGAGATGGGGTGTCGTGCCTGGGGGTTCCTTCCCCATGCGCTGCCCCACCAGGATttccctggggtggggagggctgctGAGACAGGGCGCTGCCCTCCTCCAGGGTGACTGAGATGCAGTTTACAACCATGAtctcctggccgggcgtggtggctcacggctgtaatcccagctctttgggaggctgaagtgggcggatcacgaggtcaggagatcaagaccatcctggctaacacggtgaaaccccatctctactaaaaatacaaaaaaaaaaatactagccgggcgtggtggcgggcgcctgcagtcccagctactcgggaggctgaggcaggagaatggcgtgaacccgggaggcggagcttgcagtgagccgagttcacgccactgcactccagcctgggtgacagagcgagactccctctcaaaaaaataaataaataaacaaccatgATCTCCCATTTCAAGTTGCCACCACTAACTGTAGCCCCGCTGACGGGGGCACTGGCCTTGCAGACTGTCCAGGACGGCCGGCAGTTTCTAAAGTATGTTGACCCCAAGCTGGGAGTCCCACTGCCAGAGAGAGACTACGGGGGAAACTGCCTCATCTACGACCCAGACAATGAGACTGACCCCTTTCACAACATCTGGGTAAGACGCCGGGAGCCCTGAGGCGAGTCCCTCCCCAGGTGTGGCCCTGTGCCAGACCAGGCACCAGCCACGCTCCTGCCTCGCACCCCTCGGCCCACACGTGGGGTCTCCTGGTGCAGAGATGTGCTGAGGCCCTATCCGTCTGGATGGTGCTCATGGTGGGCAGGGGGGCCCTGCTCTCTAGGCTGTCGTGGACGTGGTCTCCACAGGCCACAGCAGCACCTGTGAGTCCCTGGCCTTCTTCCCGGGGTCTGGCAGGTGCTGCTCAGGTGTGGGCTGATCTGCCagtgtggggagtgggggtggcTGTGCCCCAGGGTCAAGGGTCATACCCTGTCGCCCACAGGACAAGTTGGATGGCTTTGTTCCCGCACACTTTCTTGGCTGGTACCTGAAGGTACGGCACCTCCTCTTCCCGGCCTCCCCGCCCCGGTTCTGAGGCCTGCCGTGGGCTCTGGACCGTTTCTGTCCATGGAGTTGAGCTCTTGCTCTGAGTGTGGTGGGAGGGTGTCGCACTGCAGCCACCCAGAGGTTCGAGAAGCCGTGGGGCTCCTGGACCTCCCAGAAGCCCTGATCCTGGCCGGGTCCCCGCTCCGTCCTCAGGGTCGGGGCGGTGGAAAGAGGCAGCAGAGCAGGAAGTCCTGCCCCTGCCTCGGCTTGGGCACTGCCCCATCCCACTTCTGAGGGACCCTGTGCTACCTATGGGGCTAAGAGCAGTGCCTGCTTGACCCTGCAGCCCACCCTGGCAGAGTTTGGTGTCAGGCCCCGGGCACGGGGATGCTGCCTTGTTTGCTGACAGTCGTACATCGAGGCTGCTGGAGGGGCAGCCACCCACCCCACGCTCACCCTGAGACCTCACTGGGGGCCCTGCCAGTGCTGTCGACTCCAAGAATGCTGCCAGCCGGGGGGGGGGGGCTGCATGCACCCGtgggcagggccaggtgtggcCTGCGTCCCATACTCTGGCTGACCCTGGCGCCCGCAGACCCTGATGATCCGAGACTGGTGGATGTGCATGATCATCAGCGTGATGTTCGAGTTCCTGGAGTACAGCCTGGAGCACCAGCTGCCCAACTTCAGCGAGTGCTGGTGGGATCACGTAGGTGCCAGCACAGCCCCCGGGGCAGTCCGTGCAGGCTGAGGGGCATTCTCGGAACCCCTGTGCCCAGCGCGGCCCCTGGACCCCCTCATTTTCCCCGGGGGGCAGTGGGTGCAGGCTGAGGGGCATTCTCGGTTCCCCTGTGCTCTTCCGGGGTCCTCCTCGGGCGGCTCGTTACCCCTCACCCCTGCAACGAGTGCTGGCCCCTCCCTGCAGTGGATCATGGACGTGCTCGTCTGCAACGGGCTGGGCATCTACTGCGGCATGAAGACCCTTGAGTGGCTGTCCCTGAAGACGTACAAGTGGCAGGGCCTCTGGAACATTCCGACCTACAAGTACGTCGTGGGGGCTGCGAGGGCAGGGCCGGGTGGGGGTTACCTGGAGGCAGCCTCAGCGTCCGTGCTTCAGCAGACCCCGAGCACCAGGCCCGTCCAGTGTGCGGCTCAGGAGGGGTGACCGTGGGGCTTTGCCTCCTGGAACCTCCCCTCTGACCTGGTGTCACTCAAGCCCGGCCGCCCCTCACAGTGGCCATGGCGTCTGACTCACTTACCTCCCTCCTCAATCCCTGGCCGGCCTGGCACAGGGGCTCTGGGATCATTCCGTGCTTCTCCCTCCCTTGGTTGCTTTGGTTATGAAATAGTTGCAGGTACTTTGTCATTATGactttggaatttaaaaaagaaacaaaagtctaAGGAAAGGCCTGGGGGACGGGGGTCTCCCCTCCTGCCTGTGGGTGCCCCTGCTCTGCCTGGCTCTGCAGACGTGGCCAGCTCATGGCACCGTGGAGCGCCCTCTGAGGCGCTGCAGCCACTGCTCAAGCTGGAAGAGACTGAACAGCAGAGGGCCGTGGAGAAGCAGGGCTTGTAGCTGGGTGGCCAGACCTCGGAGAGCGGCCGGGCAGCAGCTGGGTAACCAGGAACAGAGTCTGTGGCCCGATGGCACAGGGCGGGGCCGGGTGACCGAGAGCAGAGCTCGTCCGATGGCACAGGGCGGGGCGGGGTGACCAAGAGCAGAGTCTGTGGCCCGATGGCACAGGGCGGGGCGGGGTGACCGAGAGCAGAGCTCGTCCGATGGCACAGGGCGGGGCCGGGTGACCGAGAGCAGAGCTCGTCCGATGGCACAGGGCGGGGCGGGGTGACCAAGAGCAGAGTCTGTGGCCCGATGGCACAGGGCAGGGCGGGGTGACCGAGAGCAGAGCTCGTCCGATGGCACAGGGCGGGGCGGGGTGACCGAGAGCAGAGCTCGTCCGATGGCACAGGGCGGGGCGGGGTGACCGAGAGCAGAGCTCGTCCGATGGCACAGGGCGGGGCGGGGTGACCGAGAGCAGAGCTCGTCCGATGGCACAGGGCGGGGCGGGGTGACCGAGAGCAGAGCTCGTCCGATGGCACAGGGCGGGGCGGGGTGACCGAGAGCAGAGCTCGTCCGATGGCACAGGGCGGGGCGGGGTGACCGAGAGCAGAGCTCGTCCGATGGCACAGGGCGGGGCGGGGTGACCGAGAGCAGAGCTCGTCCGATGGCACAGGGCGGGGCCGGGTGACCGAGAGCAGAGCTCGTCCGATGGCACAGGGCGGGGCGGGGTGACCAAGAGCAGAGCTGGTCCGATGGCACAGGGCAGGGTTCGGGCGGCTGCCTTCCTCAGGCTGCCGGCTCTGTGGTTCCCAGGGGCAAGATGAAGAGGATCGCCTTCCAGTTCACGCCGTACAGCTGGGTTCGCTTCGAGTGGAAGCCGGCCTCCAGCCTGCGTCGCTGGCTGGCCGTGTGCGGCATCATCCTGGTGGTAAGGCCGGGCTGCCTCGCGACGGCGCGGCGGGCTGGGGGCCAGAGCTGGTGCTCACCCTCTCCTCCCCTAGTTCCTGTTGGCAGAACTGAACACGTTCTACCTGAAGTTTGTGCTGTGGATGCCCCCGGAGCACTACCTGGTCCTCCTGCGGCTCGTCTTCTTCGTGAACGTGGGTGGCGTGGCCATGCGCGAGATCTACGACTTCATGGATGACCCGTGAGGGCTGCGGCAGGCCGGGTGGAGACACCCCCGGGGGGCAGGGGCCGGAGGGCTGGGGAGCAGAGCCTGGGAGGCCGGGGCCTGGGTGAGGCCGCCTGGAGGACCCTGCGGGGCCCGGGACGCTGAAGCCCCTGCTGCCCCTGCAGGAAGCCCCACAAGAAGCTGGGCCCGCAGGCCTGGCTGGTGGCGGCCATCACGGCCACGGAGCTGCTCATCGTGGTGAAGTACGACCCCCACACGCTCACCCTGTCCCTGCCCTTCTACATCTCCCAGTGCTGGACCCTCGGCTCCGTCCTGGTGCTCACCTGGACCGTCTGGCGCTTCTTCCTGCGGTGAGTCGGGGCAGGGCACGTATGTTCTGAAGGAGGGCCGCTGTCCGGGTCTCTTGGCACAGGCACTGTGCGAGTTGGTGTCTCACTGTCCCTGCTTCAACTCTCTGGCCGCCTCTGCGGGAGGCGCCTTTCCTGACCCAGCCCTCGGGGCCTTCGCTCTGCACTGACAGATCCAGGCTCCTCAGGGCTCCAGTCTGCCACGGCTGCCGTCCCAGGGCCAGGGTACCCGGCCCCCACCCAGTCCATCCCAGACCTCCACAGGGACTAGGTGCCAGCTGTCCATGGGGCCTGCAGTGGGGCTGGTGTGGGGGCAGGTGGTGACGCTGCATCCCGCTCCCCAGGGACATCACATTGAGGTACAAGGAGACCCGGTGGCAGAAGTGGCAGAACAAGGATGACCAGGGCAGCACCGTCGGCAACGGGGACCAGCACCCACCGGGGCTGGACGAAGACCTGCTGGGGCCTGGGGTGGCCGAGGGCGA
This genomic window from Pan troglodytes isolate AG18354 chromosome 9, NHGRI_mPanTro3-v2.0_pri, whole genome shotgun sequence contains:
- the PTDSS2 gene encoding phosphatidylserine synthase 2 isoform X7; the encoded protein is MIRDWWMCMIISVMFEFLEYSLEHQLPNFSECWWDHWIMDVLVCNGLGIYCGMKTLEWLSLKTYKWQGLWNIPTYKGKMKRIAFQFTPYSWVRFEWKPASSLRRWLAVCGIILVFLLAELNTFYLKFVLWMPPEHYLVLLRLVFFVNVGGVAMREIYDFMDDPKPHKKLGPQAWLVAAITATELLIVVKYDPHTLTLSLPFYISQCWTLGSVLVLTWTVWRFFLRDITLRYKETRWQKWQNKDDQGSTVGNGDQHPPGLDEDLLGPGVAEGEGAPTPN
- the PTDSS2 gene encoding phosphatidylserine synthase 2 isoform X2, which encodes MRRGERRDAGGPRPESPVPAGKASLEEPPDGPSAGQATGPGEGRRSTESEVYDDGTNTFFWRAHTLTVLFILTCTLGYVTLLEETPQDTAYNTKRGIVASILVFLCFGVTQAKDGPFSRPHPAYWRFWLCVSVVYELFLIFILFQTVQDGRQFLKYVDPKLGVPLPERDYGGNCLIYDPDNETDPFHNIWDKLDGFVPAHFLGWYLKTLMIRDWWMCMIISVMFEFLEYSLEHQLPNFSECWWDHWIMDVLVCNGLGIYCGMKTLEWLSLKTYKWQGLWNIPTYKGKMKRIAFQFTPYSWVRFEWKPASSLRRWLAVCGIILVFLLAELNTFYLKFVLWMPPEHYLVLLRLVFFVNVGGVAMREIYDFMDDPKPHKKLGPQAWLVAAITATELLIVVKYDPHTLTLSLPFYISQCWTLGSVLVLTWTVWRFFLRDITLRYKETRWQKWQNKDDQGSTVGNGDQHPPGLDEDLLGPGVAEGEGAPTPN
- the PTDSS2 gene encoding phosphatidylserine synthase 2 isoform X5, which translates into the protein MNHRSPVGFGGIVASILVFLCFGVTQAKDGPFSRPHPAYWRFWLCVSVVYELFLIFILFQTVQDGRQFLKYVDPKLGVPLPERDYGGNCLIYDPDNETDPFHNIWDKLDGFVPAHFLGWYLKTLMIRDWWMCMIISVMFEFLEYSLEHQLPNFSECWWDHWIMDVLVCNGLGIYCGMKTLEWLSLKTYKWQGLWNIPTYKGKMKRIAFQFTPYSWVRFEWKPASSLRRWLAVCGIILVFLLAELNTFYLKFVLWMPPEHYLVLLRLVFFVNVGGVAMREIYDFMDDPKPHKKLGPQAWLVAAITATELLIVVKYDPHTLTLSLPFYISQCWTLGSVLVLTWTVWRFFLRDITLRYKETRWQKWQNKDDQGSTVGNGDQHPPGLDEDLLGPGVAEGEGAPTPN
- the PTDSS2 gene encoding phosphatidylserine synthase 2 isoform X4, with protein sequence MRAHTLTVLFILTCTLGYVTLLEETPQDTAYNTKRGIVASILVFLCFGVTQAKDGPFSRPHPAYWRFWLCVSVVYELFLIFILFQTVQDGRQFLKYVDPKLGVPLPERDYGGNCLIYDPDNETDPFHNIWDKLDGFVPAHFLGWYLKTLMIRDWWMCMIISVMFEFLEYSLEHQLPNFSECWWDHWIMDVLVCNGLGIYCGMKTLEWLSLKTYKWQGLWNIPTYKGKMKRIAFQFTPYSWVRFEWKPASSLRRWLAVCGIILVFLLAELNTFYLKFVLWMPPEHYLVLLRLVFFVNVGGVAMREIYDFMDDPKPHKKLGPQAWLVAAITATELLIVVKYDPHTLTLSLPFYISQCWTLGSVLVLTWTVWRFFLRDITLRYKETRWQKWQNKDDQGSTVGNGDQHPPGLDEDLLGPGVAEGEGAPTPN
- the PTDSS2 gene encoding phosphatidylserine synthase 2 isoform X1 gives rise to the protein MRRGERRDAGGPRPESPVPAGKASLEEPPDGPSAGQATGPGEGRRSTESEVYDDGTNTFFWRAHTLTVLFILTCTLGYVTLLEETPQDTAYNTKRGIVASILVFLCFGVTQAKDGPFSRPHPAYWRFWLCVSVVYELFLIFILFQLPPLTVAPLTGALALQTVQDGRQFLKYVDPKLGVPLPERDYGGNCLIYDPDNETDPFHNIWDKLDGFVPAHFLGWYLKTLMIRDWWMCMIISVMFEFLEYSLEHQLPNFSECWWDHWIMDVLVCNGLGIYCGMKTLEWLSLKTYKWQGLWNIPTYKGKMKRIAFQFTPYSWVRFEWKPASSLRRWLAVCGIILVFLLAELNTFYLKFVLWMPPEHYLVLLRLVFFVNVGGVAMREIYDFMDDPKPHKKLGPQAWLVAAITATELLIVVKYDPHTLTLSLPFYISQCWTLGSVLVLTWTVWRFFLRDITLRYKETRWQKWQNKDDQGSTVGNGDQHPPGLDEDLLGPGVAEGEGAPTPN
- the PTDSS2 gene encoding phosphatidylserine synthase 2 isoform X6; the protein is MRAHTLTVLFILTCTLGYVTLLEETPQDTAYNTKRGIVASILVFLCFGVTQAKDGPFSRPHPAYWRFWLCVSVVYELFLIFILFQLPPLTVAPLTGALALQTVQDGRQFLKYVDPKLGVPLPERDYGGNCLIYDPDNETDPFHNIWDKLDGFVPAHFLGWYLKTLMIRDWWMCMIISVMFEFLEYSLEHQLPNFSECWWDHWIMDVLVCNGLGIYCGMKTLEWLSLKTYKWQGLWNIPTYKGKMKRIAFQFTPYSWVRFEWKPASSLRRWLAVCGIILVFLLAELNTFYLKFVLWMPPEHYLVLLRLVFFVNVGGVAMREIYDFMDDPKPHKKLGPQAWLVAAITATELLIVVKYDPHTLTLSLPFYISQCWTLGSVLVLTWTVWRFFLRDITLRYKETRWQKWQNKDDQGSTVGNGDQHPPGLDEDLLGPGVAEGEGAPTPN
- the PTDSS2 gene encoding phosphatidylserine synthase 2 isoform X3, which codes for MCWLGAECGRSQGAHASPRSPPRTREAAAAAQRRAHTLTVLFILTCTLGYVTLLEETPQDTAYNTKRGIVASILVFLCFGVTQAKDGPFSRPHPAYWRFWLCVSVVYELFLIFILFQLPPLTVAPLTGALALQTVQDGRQFLKYVDPKLGVPLPERDYGGNCLIYDPDNETDPFHNIWDKLDGFVPAHFLGWYLKTLMIRDWWMCMIISVMFEFLEYSLEHQLPNFSECWWDHWIMDVLVCNGLGIYCGMKTLEWLSLKTYKWQGLWNIPTYKGKMKRIAFQFTPYSWVRFEWKPASSLRRWLAVCGIILVFLLAELNTFYLKFVLWMPPEHYLVLLRLVFFVNVGGVAMREIYDFMDDPKPHKKLGPQAWLVAAITATELLIVVKYDPHTLTLSLPFYISQCWTLGSVLVLTWTVWRFFLRDITLRYKETRWQKWQNKDDQGSTVGNGDQHPPGLDEDLLGPGVAEGEGAPTPN
- the PTDSS2 gene encoding phosphatidylserine synthase 2 isoform X8 is translated as MNHRSPVGFGGIVASILVFLCFGVTQAKDGPFSRPHPAYWRFWLCVSVVYELFLIFILFQLPPLTVAPLTGALALQTVQDGRQFLKYVDPKLGVPLPERDYGGNCLIYDPDNETDPFHNIWDKLDGFVPAHFLGWYLKTLMIRDWWMCMIISVMFEFLEYSLEHQLPNFSECWWDHWIMDVLVCNGLGIYCGMKTLEWLSLKTYKWQGLWNIPTYKGKMKRIAFQFTPYSWVRFEWKPASSLRRWLAVCGIILVFLLAELNTFYLKFVLWMPPEHYLVLLRLVFFVNVGGVAMREIYDFMDDPKPHKKLGPQAWLVAAITATELLIVVKYDPHTLTLSLPFYISQCWTLGSVLVLTWTVWRFFLRDITLRYKETRWQKWQNKDDQGSTVGNGDQHPPGLDEDLLGPGVAEGEGAPTPN